In Xenopus tropicalis strain Nigerian chromosome 5, UCB_Xtro_10.0, whole genome shotgun sequence, one genomic interval encodes:
- the LOC105946181 gene encoding uncharacterized protein LOC105946181 has product MSTPPGFYADPLDLFACMDYSWTPEIPTDPRERTLFWLRCESLGLSGDEGLAYGVGQLVAGEADLEDGYYVLQRTMHQPGGRYWHSPYTVLPLPCSLAEWHSQWERLNFCDYSTFVGNPEEEFHTLYAQRFFYIGMNDTEERRDWLADLVYQELELIKEYGSIQELENQRKEALRVCAPSFCGFQQAQPCLGTVGPKDFHLPPSTVSAGVGEEQEASQTTLFWSPSEIPVCLEFSGCVTPGLAEPESGCCHFKGLAEAEASPSEIPVCMESSGCVTPVLVEPESGCCHFKGLAEAEASPSEIPNCVEPGAAQFEKISKEGRDEDSPLPELLLAGEEQDQEESIAQDSPMSIRAVSSGNGVRGTPKAQRVTRAVVPETPSGRQQGQRITPQRNKTLVSPRAVPTISPRWRGPPLCNVTGTGALRKVWWNLELKERQGDKHLSNTLWGPLVIGVT; this is encoded by the coding sequence ATGAGCACCCCACCTGGATTCTACGCTGACCCATTGGATCTCTTCGCTTGCATGGATTACTCCTGGACTCCAGAGATCCCTACTGATCCCAGAGAGAGGACCCTGTTCTGGCTGAGATGTGAGTCACTGGGACTATCTGGGGATGAGGGTCTGGCATATGGAGTAGGGCAGTTAGTGGCAGGAGAGGCAGACCTGGAGGATGGGTACTATGTTCTGCAGCGCACCATGCACCAaccaggtgggagatattggcacAGTCCCTATACAGTGCTCCCGCTTCCCTGTAGCTTGGCGGAATGGCACAGCCAATGGGAGAGGCTGAATTTCTGTGACTATAGCACCTTTGTGGGTAACCCAGAGGAGGAATTCCATACCCTCTATGCACAGCGCTTCTTTTATATAGGAATGAATGATACAGAGGAACGGAGGGACTGGCTTGCTGACCTGGTGTATCAGGAACTGGAATTGATAAAAGAGTATGGGAGTATCCAGGAATTGGAAAACCAACGCAAGGAAGCACTGAGGGTATGTGCAccatctttttgtggttttcagcaGGCACAGCCATGTCTTGGTACTGTAGGTCCAAAAGACTTTcacttaccccccagtacagtcagtgccggggtgggggaggaacaagaagcttcccaaacaactttattttggtccccaagtgaaatccctgtttgtttagagttcagtggttgtgttacccctgggctggcagaacccgagagtgggtgctgccattttaaaggcttggcagaggctgaggcctccccaagtgaaatcccagtctgtatggagtccagtggttgtgttacccctgTGCTGGtagaaccggagagtgggtgctgccactttaaaggcttggcagaggctgaggcctccccaagtgaaatcccTAATTGTGTGGAGCCTGGAGCTGCTCAGTTTGAAAAAATCTCCAAGGAGGGAAGAGATGAGGATTCCCCACTACCTGAGTTGTTGCTGGCTGGAGAGGAACAGGACCAAGAGGAAAGCATTGCTCAGGATTCCCCAATGTCTATCAGAGCAGTCAGTTCTGGGAATGGAGTAAGGGGCACCCCAAAAGCACAACGTGTAACCAGGGCAGTTGTTCCGGAAACCCCCTctggcagacaacaaggccagagAATTACCCCACAGAGAAATAAAACACTGGTGAGTCCCCGTGCTGTCCCTACAATATCTCCCAGATGGAGGGGTCCCCCATTGTGTAATGTTACAGGGACCGGGGCCTTGAGAAAGGTTTGGTGGAACTTAGAATTAAAGGAAAGACAGGGGGATAAACATTTGTCTAATACTCTTTGGGGTCCACTGGTCATTGGGGTCACTTGA